One genomic window of Citrobacter sp. Marseille-Q6884 includes the following:
- a CDS encoding GDP-L-fucose synthase family protein: MMKQRIFVAGHRGMVGSAIVRQLSQRDNVELILRTRDELNLLDGSAVHQFFATERIDQVYLAAAKVGGIVANNTYPADFIYENMMIESNVIHAAHSNNVDKLMFLGSSCIYPKQAAQPMAESELLCGPLEPTNEPYAIAKIAGIKLCESYNRQYGRDYRSVMPTNLYGPHDNFHPSNSHVIPALLRRFHEACQQNTPDVVVWGSGTPMREFLHVDDMAAASIHVMELDREVWQEYTHPMLSHINVGTGGDCTIRELAQTIARVVGYKGRVVFDASKPDGAPRKLLDVTRLHQLGWYHEVSLEAGLASTWQWFLENQHRYRG, encoded by the coding sequence ATGATGAAACAACGTATTTTTGTCGCGGGTCATCGCGGGATGGTGGGTTCGGCCATCGTCAGACAACTGTCCCAGCGCGATAACGTTGAACTGATACTGCGCACCCGCGATGAGCTTAATCTGCTCGATGGCAGTGCGGTACATCAGTTCTTCGCGACCGAACGCATTGACCAGGTTTATCTGGCAGCGGCAAAGGTGGGCGGTATTGTGGCAAATAATACTTATCCTGCTGATTTTATTTACGAAAATATGATGATTGAGAGCAACGTCATTCATGCGGCGCACAGCAATAACGTGGATAAGCTTATGTTCCTCGGCTCATCCTGCATTTACCCGAAGCAGGCTGCGCAGCCGATGGCGGAGAGTGAGTTGCTATGCGGCCCCCTGGAGCCGACGAACGAACCCTATGCCATCGCCAAGATTGCCGGGATCAAGCTATGCGAGTCCTATAACCGCCAGTATGGCCGTGATTACCGCTCGGTGATGCCGACCAACCTGTATGGGCCGCACGACAACTTTCATCCGAGCAATTCACATGTGATCCCGGCGTTATTGCGTCGCTTTCATGAGGCTTGTCAGCAAAATACGCCGGATGTGGTGGTATGGGGAAGCGGCACACCGATGCGCGAGTTTCTGCATGTGGATGATATGGCGGCGGCCAGCATTCATGTGATGGAGCTGGATCGTGAGGTCTGGCAGGAATACACCCATCCGATGCTGTCTCACATTAACGTGGGCACCGGGGGGGACTGCACCATCCGTGAGCTGGCGCAGACGATCGCGCGCGTTGTGGGTTACAAAGGACGCGTGGTGTTTGATGCCAGCAAACCGGACGGCGCGCCGCGCAAATTACTCGACGTCACGCGTTTACACCAGCTTGGGTGGTATCACGAAGTGTCGCTGGAGGCTGGCCTTGCCAGTACCTGGCAGTGGTTCCTTGAGAATCAGCATCGGTACCGGGGGTAA
- a CDS encoding GDP-mannose mannosyl hydrolase: protein MFLRHEDFATVVRGTPLIAIDLIVENAQGEFLLGKRLNRPAQGYWFVPGGRVQKDEPLCTAFERLTDAELGLRLPLSAAGFYGIWQHFYDDNFSGEDFSTHYIVLGFRLQVQENDLHLPDDQHEAYRWLTPAELQISENVHDNSRAYFMPERQAGVPGL, encoded by the coding sequence ATGTTTTTACGTCATGAAGATTTTGCCACCGTCGTGCGTGGCACTCCGCTTATCGCCATCGATTTGATTGTGGAGAACGCGCAGGGAGAATTTCTGCTGGGTAAACGCCTCAATCGCCCGGCGCAGGGGTACTGGTTTGTGCCCGGCGGTCGGGTGCAAAAAGATGAACCCCTGTGCACGGCCTTCGAACGCCTGACGGACGCTGAACTGGGGTTACGTTTACCTCTGTCCGCCGCTGGGTTTTATGGCATCTGGCAGCACTTTTATGACGACAATTTCTCGGGCGAGGATTTCTCCACCCACTACATCGTCCTCGGTTTTCGCCTGCAGGTGCAGGAAAACGATCTGCATCTGCCTGACGACCAGCATGAGGCTTACCGCTGGTTAACGCCTGCGGAACTGCAGATAAGTGAGAACGTGCACGACAACAGCCGGGCGTATTTTATGCCGGAGCGTCAGGCCGGGGTGCCAGGTTTATGA
- the wcaI gene encoding colanic acid biosynthesis fucosyltransferase WcaI — MKILVYGINYSPELTGIGKYTGEMVEWMARKGHEVRVITAPPYYPQWKVNPRYSSWRYRREEGEAIVWRCPLYVPKQPSTLKRLLHLGSFALSSFFPLMAQRRWKPDRIIGVVPTLFCTPGMRLLAKLSGARTLLHIQDYEVDAMLGLGMAGKGTRSSVVKLASAFECSGLHNVDYVSTISRSMMNKARQKGVAGEKVIFFPNWSEVDRFRDVTAAEALALRQHLGLPEDKKIILYSGNIGEKQGLESVIDAASRLTHQPWLFVIVGQGGGKARLEKSVSERGLSNVMFLPLQPYDVLPALLKMGDCHLVVQKRGAADAVLPSKLTNILAVGGNAVITAEKQTELGQLCTCHPGIAVCVEPESVDALVSGIEQALVMPEINTVARDYAGRTLDKDNVLSQFIADIRG; from the coding sequence ATGAAGATCCTCGTGTATGGCATTAACTATTCTCCCGAGCTGACCGGCATCGGTAAATACACCGGCGAAATGGTGGAGTGGATGGCGCGTAAAGGGCACGAGGTTCGCGTGATCACCGCTCCGCCTTACTATCCGCAGTGGAAAGTCAACCCTCGCTATTCTTCATGGCGTTACCGTCGGGAAGAGGGAGAAGCTATCGTCTGGCGTTGCCCGCTGTATGTGCCAAAACAGCCATCGACACTTAAACGTCTGCTGCATTTGGGCAGCTTCGCGCTGAGCAGTTTTTTCCCGCTGATGGCGCAGCGTCGCTGGAAGCCGGATCGCATTATTGGCGTGGTACCGACGCTGTTTTGCACGCCAGGTATGCGCCTGCTGGCGAAACTCTCCGGGGCACGTACGTTGCTGCATATTCAGGATTATGAAGTCGATGCCATGCTCGGGCTTGGCATGGCGGGCAAAGGCACGCGGAGTTCGGTGGTAAAACTGGCCAGCGCCTTTGAATGCAGCGGCCTGCATAACGTCGATTATGTATCGACCATTTCGCGCTCAATGATGAATAAAGCCCGGCAAAAAGGCGTCGCCGGGGAAAAGGTTATCTTCTTCCCGAACTGGTCTGAAGTTGACCGTTTTCGCGATGTGACCGCTGCTGAGGCGCTGGCGTTGCGCCAACACCTGGGCTTGCCGGAAGATAAAAAGATCATTCTTTACTCGGGCAATATCGGTGAAAAGCAGGGGCTGGAGAGCGTGATTGACGCGGCATCCCGCTTAACGCATCAGCCATGGCTGTTCGTGATTGTCGGGCAGGGCGGTGGCAAAGCGCGACTGGAGAAAAGTGTCAGCGAGCGCGGCCTTAGCAACGTGATGTTTCTCCCACTGCAGCCTTATGACGTACTGCCTGCGCTTTTGAAGATGGGCGATTGCCATTTAGTTGTACAAAAACGCGGTGCAGCGGATGCGGTGCTCCCCTCCAAACTGACCAATATCCTCGCTGTTGGCGGCAATGCGGTGATCACCGCCGAAAAACAGACCGAGCTGGGCCAGCTTTGCACATGCCATCCGGGGATCGCTGTTTGCGTAGAGCCGGAGTCGGTGGACGCGCTGGTGAGCGGTATTGAGCAGGCGCTGGTGATGCCAGAAATCAACACGGTGGCACGTGATTATGCCGGACGTACGCTGGATAAAGACAACGTGCTAAGCCAATTTATTGCAGATATACGGGGATAA
- the cpsB gene encoding mannose-1-phosphate guanyltransferase gives MSHSTLFPVVMAGGSGSRLWPLSRVLYPKQFLCLKGDLTMLQTTICRLNGVVCESPVVICNEQHRFIVAEQLRQLNKLTENIILEPAGRNTAPAIALAALAAKRQNRQDDPLLLVLAADHVIADEDAFREAVRHAIPYAEAGKLVTFGIVPDQAETGYGYIRRGDISPAHTDAVAFEVAQFVEKPNLDTAQTYVESGDYYWNSGMFLFRAGRYLEELKKYRPDILEACEQAMSTVDPDLDFIRVDEQAFLACPEESVDYAVMEHTADAVVMPMNAGWSDVGSWSSLWEISAHTAEGNVHHGDVISHKTENSYVYAESGLVTTVGVKDLVVVQTKDAVLIADRNAVQDVKKVVEQIKADGRHEHHIHREVYRPWGKYDSIDSGDRYQVKRITVKPGEGLSVQMHHHRAEHWVVVAGTAKVTIDNDIKLLAENESVYIPLGATHCLENPGKIPLDLIEVRSGSYLDEDDVVRFADRYGRA, from the coding sequence ATGAGTCACTCCACACTCTTTCCGGTCGTGATGGCCGGTGGATCGGGTAGCCGCTTGTGGCCACTGTCCCGCGTACTCTATCCAAAGCAGTTTCTCTGTCTGAAAGGCGATCTCACCATGCTGCAGACGACGATATGCCGTCTGAACGGCGTGGTGTGTGAAAGCCCGGTGGTTATCTGTAATGAACAACACCGCTTCATCGTGGCGGAGCAGTTGCGACAACTCAATAAGTTGACGGAAAACATTATTCTTGAGCCTGCCGGGCGCAATACGGCACCGGCCATTGCACTGGCCGCACTGGCGGCAAAACGCCAGAACCGACAGGACGATCCGCTACTGCTGGTACTGGCGGCGGACCATGTGATTGCCGATGAAGACGCCTTTCGCGAGGCGGTGCGCCATGCCATACCGTATGCCGAAGCGGGCAAACTGGTCACGTTTGGTATCGTGCCCGATCAGGCGGAAACCGGATACGGTTACATTCGTCGCGGTGATATTTCACCCGCGCACACCGATGCCGTCGCGTTTGAGGTGGCACAGTTTGTTGAAAAACCCAATCTGGACACCGCACAGACCTATGTAGAAAGCGGTGATTATTACTGGAACAGCGGCATGTTTCTGTTCCGTGCCGGTCGCTATCTGGAAGAGCTGAAAAAGTACCGCCCCGATATTCTTGAGGCGTGTGAGCAGGCCATGAGTACGGTCGATCCCGATCTGGATTTTATCCGCGTTGATGAGCAGGCGTTTCTCGCCTGCCCGGAAGAGTCGGTGGATTACGCCGTCATGGAGCACACGGCGGATGCGGTCGTGATGCCGATGAACGCAGGCTGGAGCGATGTCGGCTCCTGGTCATCGCTGTGGGAGATCAGCGCCCATACCGCGGAAGGCAATGTGCACCACGGCGACGTGATCAGTCACAAAACGGAAAACAGCTATGTCTATGCGGAATCCGGCCTCGTGACGACCGTGGGTGTGAAAGACCTGGTGGTGGTGCAGACCAAAGACGCCGTGCTGATTGCCGATCGCAACGCGGTACAGGATGTTAAAAAAGTGGTGGAACAGATTAAGGCTGACGGGCGCCATGAGCACCATATTCACCGCGAAGTCTACCGGCCGTGGGGCAAGTATGACTCCATTGATTCAGGCGATCGTTACCAGGTGAAACGCATCACTGTGAAGCCGGGCGAGGGATTATCGGTACAGATGCACCATCACCGTGCTGAACACTGGGTGGTGGTGGCCGGAACGGCGAAGGTCACTATCGACAACGACATCAAACTGCTCGCTGAAAACGAGTCTGTCTATATTCCGCTGGGGGCGACGCACTGTCTGGAGAACCCCGGAAAAATCCCGCTTGATCTGATTGAGGTGCGATCCGGTTCGTACCTTGACGAGGATGATGTGGTGCGATTCGCAGATCGCTACGGGCGCGCTTAA